From Haloarcula sp. CBA1127, a single genomic window includes:
- a CDS encoding class I SAM-dependent methyltransferase — protein sequence MSVTVDVPETVTAALADQQVEGQVCLEAGAGVGNTTAGLLAAGAKRVYAVTNDADHAATVRDRIGDGNADRLAVVEADLRETPLATDSVDFVTAHGLCNVLPPAELAPIAAELTRVAKPGSRLVVDDYAVPPADAAVNRLFALENAAARVVDGRPALTFYPPAVLAAVFAANSWTVERRKTLLDPVPWTEAHLDAHAKVVREYAAGLPDVVGGPLVAMADDVASAIGSERTGTMYSLAFRLADV from the coding sequence ATGAGCGTGACCGTGGACGTTCCGGAGACGGTGACAGCGGCACTCGCCGACCAGCAAGTAGAGGGACAGGTCTGTCTTGAGGCCGGAGCCGGCGTCGGGAACACGACGGCGGGGCTGCTGGCCGCGGGCGCAAAACGCGTGTATGCGGTGACGAACGACGCCGACCACGCCGCGACGGTCCGGGACCGCATCGGCGACGGAAACGCCGACCGGCTGGCCGTGGTCGAGGCTGACCTCCGTGAGACGCCGCTTGCGACAGACAGCGTCGACTTCGTCACCGCCCACGGCCTCTGTAACGTCCTGCCACCGGCCGAGCTGGCACCTATCGCGGCCGAACTGACGCGGGTCGCAAAGCCCGGCAGCCGCCTCGTCGTCGACGACTACGCGGTGCCACCCGCCGATGCGGCCGTCAACCGACTGTTCGCGCTGGAAAACGCCGCCGCACGAGTGGTTGACGGCCGGCCGGCGTTGACGTTCTACCCGCCCGCTGTGCTTGCTGCCGTCTTCGCCGCCAACAGCTGGACTGTCGAACGACGGAAGACACTACTGGACCCGGTCCCCTGGACCGAGGCCCATCTGGATGCCCACGCGAAGGTGGTACGAGAGTACGCTGCGGGGCTTCCAGACGTAGTTGGGGGACCGCTGGTCGCGATGGCCGACGACGTGGCTTCGGCTATCGGCTCCGAGCGAACCGGGACGATGTACAGTCTCGCGTTCCGGCTAGCAGATGTGTGA
- a CDS encoding transcription initiation factor IIB family protein produces MTTRSIYSPDERDESADEQAESEASTGHACPDCGGSLITDDSRGETVCESCGLVVDEDEIDHGPEWRAFDSQERDNKRRVGAPTTEMKHDKGLSTNIGWQDKDAYGNSLSTRQREKMQRLRTWDERFRTRDHAERNLKQALGEIDRMGSALGVPESARETASVIYRRALDEGMLPGRSIEGMATAALYAAVRQANLPQTLDDMAVVSRVDEMEFTRAYRYLNRELSLQVGPPDPATYLSKFVSKLDADDALERQARALIEAGKEANVHSGKSPVGLAAAAIYAAGLLLGEEMTQETVSEATDISTVTIRERYRELLEAESELDDSAVDATSGAESGASA; encoded by the coding sequence ATGACGACACGCAGCATCTATTCCCCCGACGAACGCGATGAAAGTGCGGACGAACAGGCCGAGTCCGAGGCGAGCACTGGCCACGCCTGCCCGGACTGTGGCGGGAGCCTCATTACCGACGATAGTCGCGGCGAAACTGTCTGCGAGTCGTGTGGTCTCGTCGTCGACGAAGACGAGATCGACCACGGGCCGGAGTGGCGCGCCTTCGACAGCCAGGAGCGCGACAACAAGCGCCGCGTCGGCGCGCCGACGACCGAAATGAAACACGACAAGGGCCTCTCGACCAACATCGGCTGGCAGGACAAGGACGCCTACGGCAACTCCTTGTCGACGCGCCAGCGCGAGAAGATGCAGCGCCTGCGCACCTGGGACGAGCGATTCCGCACCCGCGACCACGCCGAGCGCAACCTCAAGCAGGCCCTTGGCGAGATCGACCGGATGGGGAGTGCCCTCGGTGTCCCTGAAAGCGCCCGTGAGACGGCCAGCGTCATCTACCGCCGTGCACTCGACGAGGGGATGCTACCCGGCCGCTCCATCGAAGGGATGGCGACCGCCGCGCTGTACGCCGCCGTCAGGCAGGCGAACCTTCCGCAGACGCTTGACGACATGGCTGTCGTCAGCCGCGTCGACGAGATGGAGTTCACCCGCGCCTACCGCTATCTCAACCGCGAACTCTCCCTGCAGGTCGGCCCGCCGGACCCTGCAACCTACCTCAGTAAGTTCGTCTCCAAACTCGACGCAGATGACGCCCTCGAACGCCAGGCCCGCGCCCTCATCGAAGCGGGGAAGGAAGCGAACGTCCACAGCGGCAAGAGCCCAGTTGGCCTCGCCGCCGCAGCCATCTACGCCGCCGGCCTGCTGCTCGGCGAGGAGATGACCCAAGAGACCGTCAGCGAGGCTACTGACATCAGCACCGTGACCATCCGCGAGCGCTACCGCGAACTGCTGGAAGCCGAATCGGAACTCGACGACAGCGCCGTCGACGCGACGAGCGGGGCTGAATCCGGCGCGAGCGCCTGA
- a CDS encoding ABC transporter permease, with translation MSTERGRIRITGFDADRVESREPLSDWTEERDTETESRWERAWSEFRDNRSAMLGLYIVTLMGLLAIFARPVTVAGVTVQPFSLAPYDPSAILYVQGLDVSAYEAPSLAHPFGTDGSARDVFSRVLYGGRFSLSIGFIVVSITAVIGLVYGAIAGYYGGRVDEVMMRMLDLIFAFPGLLLALIIVAVLGKGYWELVLAFTAFGWAGYARLIRGEILKVKENEYVMAAKALGARDRRVIFRHVVPNAIAPLVVQASLSIGTVVIGVAALGFLGLGLPPGSAEWGTMLDATRETIVQGPGGTIPWWVTVFPGGAIFLFVMSMNLIGDGINDALNAQEGTDVATGGEV, from the coding sequence ATGAGTACTGAACGAGGACGCATACGCATAACGGGGTTCGACGCCGACCGCGTCGAGTCCCGCGAACCGCTATCCGACTGGACAGAGGAACGAGACACCGAAACCGAGAGTCGCTGGGAGCGCGCCTGGAGCGAATTCCGTGACAACCGGAGCGCGATGCTCGGGCTCTATATTGTTACCCTGATGGGACTCCTGGCTATATTCGCCCGCCCAGTCACCGTCGCTGGCGTGACAGTCCAGCCCTTCTCGCTGGCCCCGTACGACCCGAGCGCGATTCTGTACGTGCAGGGCCTCGACGTGAGTGCGTACGAGGCCCCGTCGCTGGCCCATCCGTTCGGCACCGACGGCTCCGCCCGGGACGTGTTCTCCCGCGTGCTGTACGGCGGTCGGTTCAGCCTCTCGATAGGCTTCATCGTGGTCTCGATTACCGCCGTCATCGGGCTGGTGTACGGTGCCATCGCGGGCTACTACGGCGGCCGGGTCGACGAGGTGATGATGCGCATGCTCGACCTGATTTTCGCGTTCCCCGGCCTCCTGCTGGCGCTGATTATCGTCGCCGTGCTCGGCAAGGGGTACTGGGAACTGGTGCTCGCGTTCACGGCGTTCGGGTGGGCCGGCTACGCCCGGCTGATACGCGGGGAGATACTGAAAGTCAAAGAAAACGAGTACGTCATGGCCGCGAAGGCGCTGGGCGCGCGTGACCGTCGCGTCATCTTCAGACACGTCGTCCCCAACGCTATCGCGCCGCTGGTCGTCCAGGCCTCCCTCTCCATCGGGACAGTCGTCATCGGCGTCGCCGCGCTTGGCTTCCTCGGCCTCGGGCTCCCGCCCGGGTCAGCCGAGTGGGGGACGATGCTGGACGCGACGCGCGAGACCATCGTCCAGGGCCCCGGCGGGACGATTCCCTGGTGGGTCACCGTGTTCCCCGGCGGCGCTATCTTCCTGTTCGTGATGTCGATGAACCTCATCGGCGACGGCATCAACGACGCGCTCAACGCGCAGGAAGGCACTGACGTAGCCACTGGAGGCGAGGTCTGA
- a CDS encoding aldo/keto reductase has protein sequence METRALGDTGQESTVLTFGSIALNWLEQDGANQLVELVLDHGVNHFDVAPTYGDAELKLGPKLRQYRDDIFLGCKTQERKYEGAARKIDRSLNRLGIDTIDLYQIHGLEYEDELDTITADGGALDAIREAKAAGKIDHIGLTSHGNPGLILDAIDRIDDLETLMFPLNPVVAGKDSDEYDYEAVLERCESEGIGTLGIKAFAKGPWPPADELAEADRPYANWYEPVDTPESIRDRFDFAAARGLDTVVSPGDPKLVKMVLDAASRSEGMDEARQRALIEEARHDDSPVPEQLHH, from the coding sequence ATGGAAACCCGAGCGCTGGGCGACACTGGGCAGGAGAGCACGGTGCTGACGTTCGGCTCGATCGCACTCAACTGGCTCGAACAGGACGGTGCGAACCAGCTGGTCGAACTCGTGTTGGACCACGGGGTCAACCACTTTGACGTAGCACCGACCTACGGCGACGCGGAGCTGAAACTGGGGCCGAAGCTCCGGCAGTACCGCGACGACATCTTCCTGGGCTGTAAGACCCAGGAACGCAAGTACGAGGGGGCCGCCCGGAAGATCGACCGGTCGCTGAACCGCCTCGGCATCGACACCATCGACCTCTACCAGATCCACGGGCTGGAATACGAGGACGAACTGGACACGATCACCGCCGACGGCGGCGCACTCGACGCGATACGCGAAGCGAAAGCGGCGGGGAAAATCGACCACATCGGGCTGACGAGCCACGGTAACCCCGGACTCATTCTCGACGCCATCGACCGCATCGATGACTTGGAGACGCTGATGTTCCCGCTGAACCCTGTCGTCGCCGGCAAGGACAGCGACGAGTACGACTACGAGGCCGTGCTGGAACGCTGTGAGTCGGAGGGTATCGGCACCCTGGGGATCAAGGCGTTCGCGAAGGGACCATGGCCGCCGGCCGACGAACTGGCAGAGGCCGACCGCCCGTACGCGAACTGGTACGAGCCGGTCGACACGCCGGAGAGCATCCGCGATCGGTTCGACTTCGCCGCCGCCCGGGGACTCGATACCGTCGTCAGCCCCGGCGACCCGAAGCTCGTGAAGATGGTGCTGGACGCCGCCAGCCGCTCGGAGGGGATGGACGAGGCCCGTCAGCGTGCGCTCATCGAGGAAGCGCGCCACGACGACAGCCCGGTGCCCGAGCAACTGCACCACTGA
- a CDS encoding ABC transporter ATP-binding protein: MALLEVEDLTVNFYTEEGVVTAVDDLSFHIDRGEKFGIVGESGAGKSVTALSVMRLIEEPGRIESGTIRFDGQDLMELSDSAVRDVRGNDIAMIFQDAQTALNPVYTVGEQISESIRHHLDYGDTAARERAIRLLDDVGIPEPEARYDDYPHEFSGGMQQRAIIAMALSCDPELLIADEPTTALDVTIEAKILDRLDRLADEYDTAIQLITHDLGVIAEMCDRVMVMYAGRAVEKAPVEELYYDPKHPYTVGLMSAIPRIGDRQDRLKTIPGTMPDLVEVPAGCSFHPRCPFAEEACTRKEPPLVDPDTDDGHGLSDRSAACLAYTGDLENDLDYEVEVTGRDAPPDDTRSDPRVGRTDSEPLHADSDPVGLDTDLLDRDDPDGSGGRQDG, encoded by the coding sequence ATGGCGCTGCTCGAAGTCGAAGACCTCACGGTGAACTTCTACACCGAGGAGGGCGTCGTCACCGCCGTCGACGATCTCTCCTTTCACATCGACCGCGGCGAGAAATTCGGCATCGTCGGCGAGAGCGGCGCGGGCAAGAGCGTCACCGCGCTGTCGGTGATGCGCCTCATCGAGGAACCGGGTCGTATCGAGAGCGGGACGATCCGCTTCGACGGCCAGGACCTCATGGAACTCTCCGACTCAGCGGTGCGGGACGTGCGGGGCAACGATATCGCGATGATATTCCAGGACGCCCAGACCGCGCTGAACCCGGTGTACACCGTCGGCGAGCAGATTTCGGAGTCAATCCGACACCACCTCGACTACGGCGACACGGCCGCCCGCGAACGCGCGATTCGACTGCTCGATGACGTCGGTATTCCGGAACCGGAAGCCAGATACGACGACTATCCACACGAGTTCTCCGGCGGGATGCAACAGCGGGCCATCATCGCGATGGCCCTGTCCTGTGACCCCGAACTCCTCATCGCCGACGAGCCGACGACAGCGTTGGACGTGACCATCGAGGCGAAGATCCTAGACCGCCTCGACCGCCTCGCCGACGAGTACGACACGGCCATTCAGCTCATCACCCACGACCTCGGCGTCATCGCGGAGATGTGCGACCGGGTGATGGTGATGTACGCCGGCCGCGCCGTCGAGAAAGCCCCCGTCGAGGAACTGTACTACGACCCGAAACACCCCTACACCGTCGGACTGATGAGCGCTATCCCGCGTATCGGCGATCGGCAGGACCGCCTCAAGACGATTCCCGGGACGATGCCGGACCTCGTGGAAGTCCCCGCTGGCTGTAGCTTCCACCCGCGGTGTCCCTTCGCCGAGGAGGCCTGTACGCGCAAGGAGCCGCCGCTGGTCGACCCCGACACCGACGACGGTCACGGCTTGTCCGACCGCTCGGCCGCCTGCCTGGCCTACACCGGCGACCTCGAAAACGACCTGGACTACGAGGTCGAAGTCACGGGTCGGGACGCGCCGCCCGACGACACCCGGTCCGACCCCCGCGTCGGGCGGACGGATTCGGAGCCGCTCCATGCTGACTCCGACCCGGTCGGTCTCGACACCGACCTGTTAGACCGCGACGACCCAGACGGCTCGGGAGGGCGGCAGGATGGCTAA
- a CDS encoding ABC transporter ATP-binding protein: MAKTADSPILEVENLTKYYESGGTIVDTLLGRSQEVKALDGVDLELYPGETLGIVGESGCGKTTLAQTLLRLIEPTAGSVRYKGEDLTGASDDRLRALRKDIQYIFQDPFASLNPRLTVGDIVGEPLDIHGIADGEERTERVNDLLETVGLSQRHTHRYPHEFSGGQRQRIGIARALAVDPEVIVCDEPVSALDVSVQAQILNLLSDLQSEFGLSYIVIAHDLSVVEHISDRVGVLYLGEFAEVGPTEDVFQPPYHPYAEALLSAIPEPDPGWEGDRIFLSGDVPSPLNPPSGCRFHTRCPKVIQPEGTDMAQSEWRSLLDLKQRLRKADSLEAVTAVQEDVEDEDLSQLSQSALEARVRAEFGLPETVGDREAEEVFGTALDHLHDGAFEAARMALNDAFESPCERTDPELFDVGDDHRIACLLYDDERPDAPTRTS, encoded by the coding sequence ATGGCTAAGACGGCCGATAGCCCGATACTGGAGGTCGAGAACCTCACGAAGTACTACGAGTCCGGCGGGACCATCGTCGACACCCTGCTGGGCCGGAGTCAGGAAGTGAAGGCCCTGGACGGCGTCGACCTGGAACTCTATCCCGGCGAGACGCTGGGTATCGTCGGCGAGTCCGGCTGTGGCAAGACCACGCTGGCCCAGACGCTGCTGCGGCTCATCGAACCGACGGCCGGCTCGGTCCGCTACAAGGGCGAGGACCTGACGGGGGCTTCGGACGACCGCCTGCGAGCGCTCCGGAAGGACATCCAGTACATCTTCCAGGACCCGTTCGCCAGCCTCAATCCGCGGCTGACGGTCGGCGACATCGTCGGCGAACCGCTGGATATCCACGGAATCGCGGACGGCGAGGAGCGAACCGAGCGTGTCAACGACTTGCTGGAGACTGTCGGGCTGAGCCAGCGTCACACCCACCGCTACCCCCACGAGTTCTCCGGTGGCCAGCGCCAGCGCATCGGTATCGCCCGCGCACTCGCCGTCGACCCCGAGGTCATCGTCTGTGACGAACCCGTCTCGGCGCTGGACGTGAGCGTGCAGGCCCAGATTCTGAACCTGCTTTCGGACCTGCAGTCGGAGTTCGGCCTCTCCTATATCGTCATCGCCCACGACCTCTCTGTCGTCGAGCACATCTCTGACCGCGTGGGTGTCCTGTATCTCGGGGAGTTCGCCGAAGTCGGCCCGACCGAGGACGTGTTCCAGCCGCCGTATCACCCCTACGCCGAGGCGCTGCTGTCCGCCATTCCGGAACCAGACCCCGGCTGGGAGGGCGACCGGATTTTCCTCTCCGGCGATGTTCCGTCACCGCTGAACCCCCCGTCGGGCTGTCGATTCCACACCCGCTGTCCGAAGGTCATCCAGCCCGAGGGGACAGACATGGCACAGTCCGAGTGGCGGTCGCTGCTGGACCTGAAACAGCGGCTCCGCAAAGCCGACTCGCTGGAAGCGGTGACCGCAGTGCAGGAAGATGTCGAGGACGAAGACCTGAGTCAGCTCTCGCAGTCCGCTCTCGAAGCCCGGGTCCGAGCCGAATTCGGCCTCCCGGAGACGGTCGGCGACCGGGAGGCCGAGGAAGTGTTCGGGACGGCCCTTGACCACCTGCATGACGGGGCTTTCGAAGCCGCGCGGATGGCGCTGAACGACGCCTTTGAATCCCCCTGCGAGCGAACCGACCCCGAGCTGTTCGATGTCGGTGACGACCACCGCATCGCCTGCCTGCTGTACGACGACGAGAGGCCGGACGCGCCGACGCGGACGAGCTAG
- a CDS encoding S49 family peptidase encodes MFEREQLFSAMTASYVIAVTLALVIAAVFAPVIWNGVPSGGDDDPSVAVITLRGGTTDANVNAVKQDLREARTNESIEAVVLRVDSPGGPVDSSEEFYLAVNRTASEMPVVAYVEGTAASGGYYGITPADEIVVKPSSTVGSIGVIVQAPLSLIEQVERQGETFVRSGPDKAQISKDSLREDIEVLQRSFVGTVMRHRGEQLTVSREEVANGGTYLGAQATQNGFADRIGDTELAIERAAALSDDIEGDQYDVTYQGSGGANFNVIIVPAGAETVQGANNVTYLVHPDDSETTFREPVKYYAVWGIPAEDNNATVIRND; translated from the coding sequence ATGTTTGAGAGAGAACAACTGTTCTCAGCGATGACGGCGTCATACGTGATCGCAGTCACGCTCGCCCTCGTCATCGCCGCGGTATTCGCGCCGGTCATCTGGAACGGCGTGCCAAGCGGTGGTGACGACGACCCGAGCGTCGCCGTCATCACCCTTCGCGGCGGCACAACCGACGCGAACGTCAACGCTGTCAAGCAGGACCTCCGCGAAGCACGAACTAACGAATCAATCGAGGCCGTCGTCCTCCGGGTCGACAGCCCCGGCGGCCCGGTCGACTCGAGCGAGGAGTTCTACCTCGCTGTGAACCGGACTGCCAGTGAGATGCCTGTCGTCGCCTACGTCGAGGGCACGGCCGCCTCGGGCGGCTACTACGGCATTACGCCGGCCGACGAGATCGTGGTCAAGCCGAGTTCGACCGTCGGCAGTATCGGCGTCATCGTTCAGGCCCCGCTGAGTCTGATCGAGCAGGTCGAACGGCAGGGTGAGACGTTCGTCCGCTCGGGGCCGGACAAGGCCCAGATAAGCAAAGACAGCCTCCGCGAGGATATCGAGGTGCTCCAGCGGTCTTTCGTCGGAACGGTCATGCGCCATCGGGGCGAGCAACTGACGGTCTCCCGCGAGGAGGTCGCCAACGGCGGCACGTACCTCGGCGCACAGGCAACCCAGAACGGCTTTGCCGACCGGATCGGCGACACCGAACTGGCCATCGAACGGGCCGCCGCACTCTCGGACGACATCGAGGGTGACCAGTACGACGTGACCTATCAGGGCAGTGGCGGTGCCAATTTCAACGTCATCATCGTCCCTGCCGGCGCTGAAACCGTCCAGGGCGCGAATAACGTGACCTATCTCGTCCATCCCGACGATAGTGAGACAACGTTCCGGGAGCCAGTGAAGTACTACGCCGTCTGGGGAATCCCCGCTGAGGACAACAATGCAACGGTGATCCGCAATGACTGA
- a CDS encoding helix-turn-helix domain-containing protein, with translation MREFIFTIDYERNVDPVMDVFIDYPETHSRTIACNVTRDGMWRLERVAGPETALEQLDDVYDDPVQCTECIGTRNCKTDWTYEVIGSDPGVRTVYSYRSEAGDCHSIPRLAIDHVGRGVLVETERRGSRCEWRLLLCSDAGVDGLFEEMESELREGLTVEFRQLSSPSYWVDEAVTLAELPPEQQAAVEAAVEHGYYRTPRDTSLTDLAETLDVSRSTLQYRLQRAEAWIVRSFVTRSMGPVQADEDVAEGGRLRIGRSGV, from the coding sequence ATGCGAGAGTTCATTTTCACTATCGACTACGAGCGGAACGTCGATCCCGTGATGGACGTGTTCATCGATTACCCGGAGACACACTCCCGGACGATAGCGTGTAACGTCACACGAGACGGGATGTGGCGGCTCGAACGCGTCGCCGGCCCGGAGACTGCCCTTGAGCAACTGGATGACGTGTACGACGACCCGGTCCAGTGTACCGAGTGCATCGGGACCCGCAACTGCAAGACGGACTGGACGTACGAGGTCATCGGCTCAGACCCCGGGGTCCGGACGGTGTACAGCTACCGATCCGAAGCCGGTGACTGTCACTCGATTCCGCGGCTGGCCATCGACCACGTCGGCCGCGGCGTCCTCGTCGAGACCGAACGCCGCGGGAGCCGGTGTGAGTGGCGACTGCTCCTGTGCAGCGACGCCGGCGTCGACGGGCTGTTTGAGGAGATGGAATCCGAGCTTCGCGAGGGACTCACCGTCGAATTCCGGCAGCTTAGCTCGCCCTCGTACTGGGTCGATGAGGCCGTGACGCTGGCGGAACTCCCGCCAGAGCAACAGGCCGCCGTCGAGGCCGCCGTCGAACACGGCTACTACCGGACGCCCCGGGACACTTCGCTCACTGACCTCGCAGAGACGCTCGACGTGTCGCGGTCGACGCTCCAGTACCGCCTCCAGCGTGCCGAGGCGTGGATTGTCCGGTCGTTCGTCACGCGGTCGATGGGGCCAGTTCAGGCCGACGAAGATGTCGCCGAGGGTGGACGCCTCCGTATCGGTCGTTCGGGCGTGTAG
- a CDS encoding ABC transporter permease, protein MGLRRFIAVRVLTTIPILFGVSMFTFAMVHLTPGDPIDQLVALNPQISAAEEAAIRARYGLDGPVWQQYLTWITNVLQGDFGTVINVDQPVGPYIMDRLPQTIALGLFGWVIALLIAIPTGIYAAVNKDTLGDDLSRVFALSGISLPNFWLGLMLILVFALWLDLWPVLAPNKPLFSPAMLKYLVLPGVTIGTASSATLMRVMRSSMAEEMNKEYVTAARAKGLPERTVVLKHVLRNSLISVTTIAAFLTASIFAGAVVVESVFAWPGLGRAFVKAISGREVDLIMAITLFTGVTIILANLLADIVYALLDPRIRYD, encoded by the coding sequence ATGGGCCTCAGACGCTTCATCGCAGTCCGGGTGCTCACGACCATCCCGATACTGTTCGGAGTCTCGATGTTCACCTTCGCGATGGTCCACCTGACGCCAGGGGACCCGATCGACCAGTTAGTGGCGCTAAATCCTCAGATTTCGGCCGCCGAGGAGGCGGCGATTCGCGCCAGATACGGGCTCGACGGGCCGGTCTGGCAGCAGTACCTCACCTGGATAACCAACGTCCTCCAGGGCGATTTCGGGACGGTCATCAACGTCGACCAGCCGGTCGGTCCGTACATCATGGACCGGTTACCACAGACTATCGCACTGGGCCTGTTCGGCTGGGTTATTGCCCTGCTCATCGCGATTCCGACCGGCATCTACGCCGCCGTGAACAAGGACACGCTGGGCGACGACCTCTCGCGGGTGTTCGCACTGTCGGGCATCTCGCTGCCGAACTTCTGGCTCGGCCTGATGCTCATCCTCGTATTCGCGCTCTGGCTCGACCTATGGCCAGTGCTAGCTCCGAACAAACCGCTGTTCTCGCCGGCAATGCTGAAATATCTCGTTCTCCCGGGCGTCACCATCGGGACGGCGTCGTCGGCCACGCTGATGCGGGTGATGCGATCGTCGATGGCCGAGGAGATGAACAAGGAGTACGTCACGGCAGCCCGGGCGAAGGGGCTGCCCGAGCGGACGGTCGTGTTGAAACACGTCCTGCGGAACTCGCTCATCTCGGTGACCACTATCGCCGCGTTCCTGACGGCGAGTATCTTCGCCGGCGCTGTCGTCGTCGAATCGGTGTTCGCCTGGCCCGGTCTGGGGCGAGCCTTCGTCAAGGCGATCTCCGGCCGCGAAGTCGACCTCATTATGGCGATTACGCTGTTTACCGGTGTGACGATCATCTTGGCGAACCTGCTCGCAGACATTGTGTACGCGCTGTTAGACCCACGAATCCGCTATGACTAA
- a CDS encoding DUF4350 domain-containing protein, whose protein sequence is MTEGRIVKPLAVFIVVLVVLLGGTFLLAVASPGSSGPPDGQSIDGQSPSQYQPDAVNAPVDPEEGEISVDVDTSDKRILVDTSHGNQVTESELEPITEAVFEAGHTVEYGTSGTASFADSLGRYDGVLIVQPLDSYSQAERDALQEYTDDGGRVVVLAEPTQTRLSTGFTQSTTTVSFGANNATARYGVRMGAEQLYNVDDEANDNNFKAIYASPSDDGELTDGVETITFDTAGYAVVNGDAETKFTAAEGTRTLETRRTGTYATVVRNDNMVFVTDSTFIRSSEIYDADNEVFMGNLLSFLLDGEAPDPGGGATPDTGFGTGDSFSTPIETPPEPTPGPTPTPVPTPSGT, encoded by the coding sequence ATGACTGAGGGCCGTATCGTCAAGCCGCTCGCCGTGTTTATCGTCGTTCTCGTGGTGCTACTGGGCGGGACGTTCCTCCTCGCAGTCGCCAGCCCGGGGTCGTCGGGACCGCCGGACGGCCAGTCTATCGATGGCCAGTCGCCGTCACAGTATCAGCCTGACGCCGTCAACGCACCCGTAGACCCCGAAGAGGGTGAGATTTCGGTCGACGTCGACACGAGCGACAAGCGAATACTCGTCGATACGAGCCACGGCAACCAGGTGACCGAATCCGAACTCGAACCGATTACCGAGGCGGTGTTCGAGGCGGGCCACACCGTCGAGTACGGCACGTCCGGCACCGCTTCCTTTGCCGATTCGCTGGGCCGGTACGACGGTGTACTCATCGTCCAGCCGCTCGACAGCTACTCACAGGCGGAACGCGACGCGCTCCAGGAGTACACGGACGACGGTGGGCGTGTCGTCGTCCTCGCCGAACCGACACAGACCCGTCTTTCGACCGGCTTCACCCAGTCGACGACGACGGTGTCGTTCGGGGCCAACAACGCCACCGCGCGCTACGGCGTCCGGATGGGTGCCGAACAGTTGTACAACGTCGACGACGAAGCCAACGACAACAACTTCAAGGCTATCTACGCATCTCCGAGCGACGACGGTGAACTGACCGACGGTGTCGAGACGATTACGTTCGACACCGCCGGCTACGCGGTGGTGAACGGTGACGCCGAGACGAAGTTCACTGCTGCCGAGGGCACCCGGACGCTGGAGACGCGCCGCACCGGCACGTACGCGACAGTCGTCCGCAACGACAACATGGTGTTCGTCACCGACTCGACGTTCATCCGGAGTTCCGAGATATACGACGCCGACAATGAGGTGTTCATGGGGAACCTACTTTCGTTCCTGCTCGACGGCGAGGCACCTGATCCGGGTGGTGGCGCGACCCCTGATACCGGATTCGGGACTGGTGATAGTTTCTCTACCCCGATCGAAACACCACCGGAGCCGACCCCCGGCCCGACTCCGACGCCGGTCCCTACCCCGAGCGGGACCTGA
- a CDS encoding cupin domain-containing protein has translation MTLDRFAEFDAEPADGEVIDGELAVTDDVLVKAFALGPDATIDPHEHDGATNVFHVVRGEVTVQQDDTEEAIAAPGVVLNERGQAHGAHNHTDETAVLTASLCPLPGQ, from the coding sequence ATGACACTCGACCGGTTTGCGGAGTTCGACGCAGAGCCCGCCGACGGAGAAGTCATCGACGGGGAACTGGCAGTGACCGACGACGTGCTGGTGAAGGCGTTTGCGCTGGGGCCGGACGCGACAATCGACCCGCACGAGCACGACGGCGCGACGAACGTGTTCCACGTCGTCCGCGGCGAGGTGACGGTCCAGCAGGACGACACCGAGGAAGCCATCGCCGCGCCGGGCGTCGTTCTGAACGAGCGCGGGCAGGCCCACGGCGCGCACAACCACACTGACGAAACCGCCGTTCTGACAGCGAGCCTCTGCCCGCTACCGGGGCAGTAG